The following are encoded together in the Coffea arabica cultivar ET-39 chromosome 1c, Coffea Arabica ET-39 HiFi, whole genome shotgun sequence genome:
- the LOC113737655 gene encoding G-type lectin S-receptor-like serine/threonine-protein kinase RLK1, with product MASLCIQLIFFLFLFPISALSRKNGIVPLGSTLTAGETSASPWLSPSGDFAFGFQEVQHKDLFLLSIWYHKIPDNTVVWFVYSTNPVPRGSTVKLDPQTGLVHCDPRGLQLWSANVDSAQIDHGFMNDTGNFILKGNDDSWLWESFKHPADTILPNQELKIGDFLSSRKSATSFSRGRFYLRFRDDGNLVLVTKSVSTNVDDDAEYYNSKTSDSRDPLYSGSRVTFDGRGAMYIMKKDNQTEQLSPFSIPPASENYHRATIDFDGVFTHYYHPRTLTGNPNWKALWYLPQNICISLRANHRGSGACGFNNICNLKNGKPVCECPKRYVLLDPDDTYGSCIPNSTLSCAEVDGGSAENLYDFEVVSDIDWPLSDFEQIHPSNERVCVQKCLHDCFCAVAIYRENNCWKKGPPLSNGKADKTIHSKAFIKYRKSDESKPKDRGTFIRVEPVLLGTSFLVNLIFITTACLGFYLMYRKKRIISFEY from the coding sequence ATGGCATCCCTATGCATACAACTCATCTTCTTCTTGTTTCTCTTCCCAATATCTGCTTTATCTCGAAAAAATGGTATTGTGCCTTTGGGCAGTACTTTGACTGCAGGTGAAACATCTGCTAGTCCTTGGCTTTCACCTTCTGGCGATTTTGCATTCGGGTTCCAGGAAGTACAGCATAAGGATCTGTTCTTGCTTTCCATATGGTATCACAAGATACCAGACAATACTGTAGTTTGGTTTGTTTATTCAACAAATCCAGTGCCACGAGGATCGACTGTAAAGCTTGATCCTCAAACAGGGCTTGTGCACTGTGACCCTCGAGGCTTACAACTTTGGAGTGCTAATGTTGATTCTGCTCAAATTGATCATGGTTTTATGAATGATACCGGCAATTTTATCCTTAAGGGGAATGATGATAGCTGGCTCTGGGAAAGCTTCAAACATCCTGCTGATACGATACTGCCAAATCAAGAATTGAAAATTGgtgattttctttcttctcgAAAGTCAGCAACAAGCTTTTCTAGAGGAAGATTTTATCTCCGTTTTCGTGATGACGGGAATCTAGTGCTTGTTACCAAGAGTGTGTCAACCAATGTGGATGACGATGCTGAGTACTACAATAGTAAGACTTCTGACTCTAGAGATCCACTGTATTCTGGTAGCCGAGTTACTTTTGATGGCAGAGGCGCCATGTACATAATGAAAAAGGACAATCAAACAGAGCAGCTGAGTCCATTTTCAATACCACCAGCATCAGAAAACTATCATCGGGCAACAATAGATTTTGATGGGGTCTTCACACATTATTATCATCCTAGAACTCTTACTGGAAATCCGAACTGGAAGGCTCTTTGGTATTTGCCGCAGAATATATGTATCAGCCTTCGAGCAAATCACAGGGGCAGTGGAGCTTGTGGATTTAACAACATTTGCAACctcaaaaatggaaaaccagTTTGTGAGTGTCCAAAAAGGTATGTATTGCTTGATCCAGATGACACGTACGGCAGCTGCATACCAAACTCAACTCTTAGTTGTGCTGAAGTAGATGGGGGCTCTGCAGAAAACCTTTATGATTTTGAGGTTGTCTCTGACATAGATTGGCCACTGTCTGACTTTGAGCAAATACATCCTTCAAATGAAAGAGTCTGTGTGCAAAAATGCTTGCATGATTGTTTCTGCGCTGTTGCCATTTACAGAGAaaacaattgctggaagaaggggcCGCCACTATCAAATGGGAAGGCAGATAAGACTATTCACTCCAAAGCTTTCATCAAATACCGCAAGAGTGATGAATCAAAGCCAAAGGACCGAGGCACCTTTATACGTGTGGAACCTGTCCTTCTGGGCACCTCTTTCTTAGTAAACTTGATATTCATTACGACTGCTTGTTTGGGCTTTTACCTCATGTACCGGAAAAAGAGGATAATATCATTTGAATACTGA